One region of Natronobacterium texcoconense genomic DNA includes:
- a CDS encoding carbohydrate ABC transporter permease: MSTSFFERFSDRGQQQLPGFLEDRDWLAFFLVAPGIVLFLSFMLFPIAFLIYLSFTDATHTGTVIGGEANFIGIDNYVQLFTDTQFWNSLGVTWLFLAVSVTAKIIVGVAIALVLTHARVRGKRYMRALVIVPLGFPEIFSITVWRGMFSSARFGPFNEILSMYNSAVASIVGVIDWLLFFVTINAPEFLLVDIPVAWFGSRWSTFASYVTTEVWLAYPFMVIIIVSALQDVPMELHDAAKVDGAGYFHRFWHVTMPAIKRPVMFASILTAAASFQQFLVPWVFNRGGPARDNELILVYGFREAIELNEYALSSAIMVTALVFVGMFMWIAVKKGNLADGVSNE; encoded by the coding sequence ATGTCCACGTCATTCTTCGAACGCTTCTCGGACCGCGGCCAGCAGCAGCTCCCCGGCTTCCTGGAAGATCGCGACTGGCTTGCGTTCTTCCTCGTTGCACCGGGGATCGTACTGTTCCTCTCGTTTATGCTGTTCCCGATCGCGTTCCTAATCTACCTCTCCTTTACGGACGCGACTCACACCGGAACGGTCATCGGGGGCGAAGCGAACTTCATCGGGATCGACAACTACGTCCAGCTCTTTACGGACACGCAGTTCTGGAACTCCCTCGGAGTCACCTGGCTGTTCCTCGCCGTGAGCGTCACGGCCAAGATCATCGTCGGTGTTGCCATCGCGCTCGTCCTCACGCACGCTCGCGTCCGCGGGAAACGGTACATGCGTGCCCTCGTAATCGTCCCGCTTGGATTCCCGGAGATCTTCTCGATCACCGTCTGGCGAGGGATGTTCAGCAGCGCCCGGTTTGGACCGTTCAACGAGATACTCTCGATGTACAACAGCGCCGTGGCGAGTATCGTCGGCGTAATCGACTGGCTACTCTTTTTCGTGACGATAAACGCACCCGAGTTCCTGCTCGTAGACATCCCGGTTGCATGGTTCGGGAGCCGCTGGAGCACCTTCGCGTCGTACGTCACGACCGAAGTCTGGCTGGCATACCCGTTCATGGTGATCATCATCGTCAGCGCGCTCCAGGACGTCCCGATGGAGCTTCACGACGCCGCGAAAGTCGACGGCGCCGGCTACTTCCATCGGTTCTGGCACGTCACGATGCCGGCGATCAAACGTCCGGTGATGTTCGCCTCGATTCTCACCGCGGCAGCCTCGTTCCAGCAGTTCCTGGTTCCGTGGGTGTTCAACCGCGGTGGGCCTGCCCGAGACAACGAGCTCATCCTCGTCTACGGGTTCCGCGAGGCGATCGAGCTCAACGAGTACGCGCTCTCGTCCGCGATCATGGTCACGGCACTCGTGTTCGTGGGCATGTTCATGTGGATTGCAGTGAAGAAGGGTAACCTCGCTGACGGGGTGAGCAACGAATGA
- a CDS encoding sugar ABC transporter permease, protein MIDDIEKTIEQVRTGRRSVLDVGKTVAGSAGATLLVVLLMFPVYWIVSASFSQGTALLSSEGLFADPSTYNLDAYRWVLFESNFIWQNGEFGEPGALFNSLIVVFVTVSVSLSVIIPGAYALSRRNFEGREKVLYGYVLFTQVGAGLSIATLVALYALFVNLGLSNNLFVLGLFYAAGAIPFNTWLLKTFMDNIPVSYEEAAIVDGASQWQVIREVILPLSKPGIAVILIFTFLAGWNEFIIAQTLLQPENYTLSVELYALATDEYETPWTEFAAFAILFALPIAIIYFAAQNYVESGLSFGGMEG, encoded by the coding sequence ATGATCGACGACATAGAGAAGACTATCGAGCAGGTTCGAACCGGTCGACGGAGCGTTCTCGACGTCGGAAAGACGGTCGCCGGCAGCGCCGGCGCCACTCTGCTCGTGGTGTTGCTGATGTTCCCGGTGTACTGGATCGTCTCTGCCTCGTTCTCCCAGGGAACGGCCCTGTTGAGTTCCGAGGGGCTGTTCGCCGATCCCTCGACGTACAACCTGGACGCCTACCGCTGGGTGCTGTTCGAGTCGAACTTCATCTGGCAGAACGGCGAATTCGGCGAACCGGGCGCGCTGTTCAACAGCCTGATCGTCGTCTTCGTGACCGTCAGCGTCTCACTGTCCGTCATCATTCCCGGCGCGTACGCGCTCTCGAGACGGAACTTCGAGGGTCGCGAGAAGGTCCTCTACGGCTACGTCCTGTTCACCCAGGTCGGCGCCGGGCTGTCGATCGCGACGCTGGTCGCGCTCTACGCCCTGTTCGTCAACCTCGGGTTGAGCAACAACCTGTTCGTGCTCGGGCTGTTCTACGCCGCGGGCGCGATCCCGTTCAACACCTGGCTGCTAAAGACGTTCATGGACAACATCCCCGTCTCCTACGAGGAGGCAGCGATCGTCGACGGCGCGAGTCAGTGGCAGGTCATCCGCGAGGTCATCCTGCCGCTCTCGAAGCCAGGTATCGCCGTGATCTTGATCTTCACGTTCCTCGCCGGATGGAACGAGTTCATCATCGCACAGACACTGTTGCAACCGGAGAACTACACTCTCTCTGTCGAACTCTACGCGCTCGCAACCGACGAGTACGAGACGCCGTGGACCGAGTTCGCGGCCTTCGCGATCCTGTTCGCGCTCCCCATCGCGATCATCTACTTCGCCGCACAGAACTACGTGGAGAGCGGACTCTCCTTCGGTGGCATGGAAGGCTAA
- a CDS encoding extracellular solute-binding protein translates to MQRRQVLAGIGGLTTMSVAGCLGGSDDQGTTLWHDFTDAEQSDLEDHVAAFNEDRDEELNVEQVPEIVDQLDTAIPSGEGPETFGWAHDWVGTYYDRDFIYDASDDLSIDLEGTFTEAAVQAAQWEGGVYGIPYASEAVTLMYNEDMVDEPPETLDEMVEIMDEYHDPEEGMYGLSCPPADPYFISTFAQAFGGRFFDSETEDTHIDEDDFVEGVELLQNEIWPYVPADPAYEAQIPVFADGNAPFAINGPWEVDGFRDSDIDVTVTSMPDIEGGDPTPYTGIQLWYFTSNLEDAPEEEVETAVEWAEWHATSEDAIVSNAQNHGSIPVHQEYADDDDLGDDVAAFAETVSMGIQMPAHERMDQVWNPVEDALEQVFNDQESAEDAMDAAAEEIRSRWD, encoded by the coding sequence ATGCAACGCAGGCAAGTTCTGGCGGGGATCGGAGGGCTAACGACGATGTCGGTCGCTGGCTGTCTCGGGGGCAGCGACGACCAGGGAACGACCCTGTGGCACGACTTCACGGACGCAGAGCAGTCGGACCTCGAAGATCACGTTGCTGCGTTCAATGAGGACCGTGACGAGGAGCTGAACGTCGAACAGGTCCCGGAGATCGTCGACCAGCTCGACACGGCGATTCCGTCCGGTGAAGGCCCGGAGACGTTCGGCTGGGCCCACGACTGGGTTGGCACCTACTACGACCGGGACTTCATCTACGACGCGTCCGACGACCTCTCGATCGACCTCGAGGGAACGTTCACCGAGGCTGCAGTCCAGGCCGCTCAGTGGGAAGGTGGCGTGTACGGTATCCCGTACGCATCCGAAGCGGTGACGCTCATGTACAACGAGGACATGGTCGACGAGCCACCGGAGACGCTCGACGAGATGGTCGAGATCATGGACGAGTACCACGACCCCGAAGAGGGGATGTACGGTCTCTCCTGTCCACCGGCCGACCCGTACTTCATCAGTACGTTCGCGCAGGCGTTCGGTGGCCGATTCTTCGACTCCGAGACCGAAGACACCCACATCGACGAGGACGACTTCGTCGAGGGCGTCGAACTGCTTCAGAACGAAATTTGGCCGTACGTCCCGGCAGACCCTGCATACGAGGCACAGATTCCCGTATTCGCCGACGGCAACGCACCGTTCGCAATCAACGGGCCGTGGGAAGTCGACGGCTTCCGCGACTCGGACATCGACGTCACCGTCACCTCGATGCCCGACATCGAGGGCGGCGACCCGACGCCGTACACCGGCATCCAGCTCTGGTACTTCACCAGCAACCTCGAGGACGCACCCGAAGAAGAAGTCGAGACGGCCGTCGAGTGGGCCGAGTGGCACGCGACCAGCGAGGACGCGATCGTCTCGAACGCCCAGAACCACGGTTCCATCCCGGTCCATCAGGAGTACGCGGACGACGACGACCTCGGTGACGACGTCGCGGCGTTCGCCGAGACCGTCAGCATGGGGATCCAGATGCCTGCCCACGAGCGGATGGATCAGGTCTGGAACCCGGTCGAGGACGCCCTCGAACAGGTGTTCAACGATCAGGAGAGTGCCGAAGACGCGATGGACGCGGCTGCCGAAGAGATTCGGTCTCGTTGGGACTGA
- a CDS encoding ABC transporter ATP-binding protein produces the protein MARVTIDSLRKEYDVGRVVAVDDLDLEIEDGEFVTVVGPSGCGKTTTLRMLAGLEKPTSGTIEIGGEDVTDVHAKNRDVAMVFQNYALYPHKTVFENMEFGLRMSTSMSKEERERRVVETAEMMDIDELLEDKPDELSGGQKQRVALGRAIVREPDVFLFDEPLSNLDAKLRTTMRAEIQRLQEELDITAVYVTHDQEEAMTMGDKIVILNDGKLQQVGAPNTVYNEPANRFVGGFIGSPSMNFLEVAVEQSGDRLMLDDGDGFRYELSSEYSTSLPVGAGDSVILGIRPEHIFPADGDGIETTVKVVEPVGSDNYLYLDLGEDVDEFMARVPADFKPEPDECIEITLADRDIRLFDAETGDSLLHEDEPVSTPTP, from the coding sequence ATGGCACGGGTCACCATCGACTCCCTCCGAAAGGAGTACGACGTCGGACGGGTCGTCGCGGTCGACGACCTCGACCTCGAGATCGAAGACGGCGAGTTCGTCACCGTCGTGGGACCGTCGGGCTGTGGGAAGACGACCACGCTTCGAATGTTAGCTGGCCTCGAGAAGCCGACCTCCGGCACCATCGAGATAGGCGGGGAAGACGTCACGGATGTGCACGCGAAGAACCGTGACGTCGCGATGGTCTTCCAGAACTACGCGCTGTACCCGCACAAGACGGTCTTCGAGAACATGGAGTTTGGGCTCCGAATGAGCACAAGCATGAGCAAAGAAGAGCGGGAACGCCGGGTCGTCGAGACTGCGGAGATGATGGACATCGACGAACTCCTCGAGGACAAACCGGACGAACTCTCCGGCGGGCAGAAACAGCGCGTCGCGCTCGGGCGTGCGATCGTCCGCGAACCGGACGTGTTCCTGTTCGACGAACCGCTCAGCAATCTCGACGCGAAGCTCCGCACGACCATGCGCGCGGAGATTCAACGTCTCCAGGAAGAACTCGACATCACCGCCGTCTACGTCACCCACGACCAGGAGGAGGCGATGACGATGGGCGACAAGATCGTCATCCTCAACGACGGCAAGCTCCAGCAGGTCGGCGCACCGAACACTGTCTACAACGAGCCGGCAAACAGGTTCGTCGGTGGGTTCATCGGTTCGCCGTCGATGAATTTCCTGGAAGTGGCCGTCGAGCAGTCCGGGGACCGACTGATGCTGGACGACGGCGATGGGTTCCGCTACGAACTCTCCTCGGAGTACTCGACGAGCCTCCCGGTCGGCGCCGGGGATTCGGTGATCCTCGGTATCCGCCCCGAGCACATTTTCCCGGCCGACGGAGACGGAATCGAGACGACTGTCAAAGTCGTCGAACCCGTCGGCAGCGACAACTACCTCTACCTCGACCTCGGCGAAGACGTAGACGAGTTCATGGCTCGCGTCCCGGCCGACTTCAAACCCGAACCAGACGAGTGCATCGAGATCACGCTCGCTGATAGAGACATTCGTCTGTTCGACGCGGAAACCG